The genomic window AAAGATTGACATCTTTACTATATGTAAATCACACACCCTGTACAACTGTTGAATTATGATGTTATTAATGTGAAATTAGCACAAACAATGGATAAATACTCACACCTTGTATGTCCTTTTGGAATTTAGTGTAAACCACGAACAAGAATAATATTTAGTCCATCATCACCATTTTGTATTAATAGAACAGCTTTTGAATTTAGACTGTGTCCATTATATATAATACAGTTTAACAGTGATCCACATTTTGTTAGACTTCCATTTAATGCCCAAATTAAGATGGCAAGACAGAGGAAAGGGTTCACATGCATACAATTTATCTTCTCAGGTAATCAGAAGAAATCCTCATGTAGCTTGTACTGTTGTATATAATGTACATTAGAGTGTAGTGGTTCtgaacaggcttttttcagtgATGTATGTTAAGCATGccactaaaacatttttacactttcaATGTAGGTTTATTTGGCATTTTAAGGACACATCAAATCCCATATTAACACAGTATATCTATagctaaacaaacatttttttttcatagacTCTGAAagtcataataaataatgtgtgaCCTATATATAATAACTTCACTGACATCCAAAGCTTAACTACAAACTGTATCCCTTGTCTGAGTtacatcaaaacagaaacagaaatacatgtTTTGAAATTCTATAAAGAAAGTTGTAGTTtagcaaataaatacatgtaacaTTAAGCAGATACATTAAACAGGAGATAAATCATCCCTTGAATGTGATGCAGAGAGTGtccataaatataaaataaccaTATTCACCTTCCAGTGAGAGAGAACAGTAAAGGAGAGTAAAAGGTGACTCTGTCACATTATTATTCTGCTAGCGCTTTGTGTGAGAGGTGCAATAGAAGGATGACCATAAACACATGTTTTGGTGTGAACAAAATCCAATGATCACATACAAACATAGCTCCTGCTGCAGGGCTGTAAAAGAGCATCTccagaaattattattttatctgaaGACAGTCCTTTCTTTGTACAAACATCTAAGCTGTAATCAGTATACTAATAAAAGATCTAACTAAACTAACAAACTTTGTGAGTTAGTGACATAAcgttatttccattttcttaaTGTTATGGAATAAAAAATCTATTGCTTagctaaaaatgtgtttctgtttaataacatttaatcactaaaaagaaaaaatcatcACAATTTCAATGTGTAAACTTTGGAAGTCTGTTCTGAAGACACATTACCTCTTTGTAAAGATTTTGAGAGAGAACAAGTGACCCCCTATCCCATACACATAGGGACTGATGGATGGATAGGTAGTTGAGATAAAAAATTCCATTTCAGACTTATAAGTAAAGTCAGATGTGTTGGAGGTCAGCTGGAGGACCAGATAGAGAATCCAGACTACCTGGAATAAACCCATAGCTGCCAGTACATCTATTGTGCTCCGCTGAAGCCACAGACTTTTAGCTTTTGTGCCACTGTGGCTCgatccactcacacacacctctggGGTCAGCGTCTTCCCCTGGCTCACCAGCACCGTGATGGTGAGGCAGCTGGTGCCTGTGATGATGATCAGAGGCAGCAGGTTGCACATCACGACGAACAGGTATTTGTAGAAGCAGTTGATTTGGGGACAAAAGGTTTTACTACACTGGAAGAAGTCTGCAGGGCAACTGCTCCTTGTGACATTTTCAGCTGGGCTTTGCAGGTTTATGACAAAAATGGGGAAACTCAGCAGCATAGAGAGCATCACACAAATCCCACTCACCATCCAGGCTGACCTGATGCTGTCCAGGTAGACTGGGAGATTTGCCCTCTTGCTGGCGTCTCTCAGCTTTTCGTAGCGGAAGATACTGATGAGGACACTGAAGAAGATGCTTGTTATCTCACCAAACACAGTCAGGAACTTGAGTGAGCAACATAACCAAGTGCCCAGGGAGTAGAGAGTCTTGAGGATGATAATATCATAGATGTTCATGAGGAGAATTTCCTCCAAGTTGGCTGTAGCCAGTCCGAGGAGAAACAATTCAAAGGACTTCACTGGAGAGTGCTTGGTCTGAATGATGGCGAGGATGAGGAATAAATTGCCCACAAGCCCTATGCATGAAACAAACAGTCTCAAGCCCAGTAGACTGACAAAAGAACGATCCATTATTAAAAGCGGGGACTACAATCGCAGCACATATGTCACTTCTGTGTTCTCGCCACAGAAGAAGGCAGAAATATGATTTGCTGCATCACTGACCAGACACCCTTGTTAACAAGTTCTCAAACGTGGCAAGAATCTAGATCGGTGATTGGTTGTGCTCATTATggagaaaggaaaacaagagGTTGCTGGAAACATCGAAGGCTGGGAGTCATTAAAGTTTTACCTCTGAGCTTTTCAAAGCTTCATCTTGAGACCAGCAGTGTGTCTGATTTGAAGCTGTGACATGTTTTTCCACAGGCTGACATCACAAAACAAGAGAAGATTTACACTGATTGTTGCTCTCTAcatcatttctgtcattttgtggTTTAACCGCCCGCACTACATTTTCTCCTACAATACACAACAGTAacataccaaaaaaaaaaaaaaagtaaaatcagtttAATGACATCTTTCCTAACATCTCCCTGATTACCCATTTGTAAGCACTTAACTCTCATAATGTTTCTCCACTTATTAATCACAGGTGTAAAATTTTAAGGGGACATGTCAAAACCCTTTAAAAGACATGTAATCACATAGAAATGTGTGGCAGAAATAGTAATACAAGTCATGTACATACAAACCAACcattactacagtatataaatggTTTCGATATGTGGATAAAAGCACAATATGTTTTAGTAGATAATCTCCTTCTTGTAGAGAGAGCAGTTAAGTTAACATTTAATGTGGAGAAGTGAATTTATAAGAGCAGCGTCTGGATGTATCagtgtctctctttgtgtgtgcagacaaaAAGATGTAAAGGGACAGGGGCTCCTGGACCCTGTTGTTGACATGGGACCAGTTCATGTTCCAGCTTGTcccttttcctctttaaaaGCACTGTCTACTTAGAAAACCTTTTCGTCAATCACCTCGCATCCTGATTCAGCTTAATTGTGAATcccactgtgtgtgagtgagtgtgtgttgtgtgtctgtgtgtgtgtaattaagGATAAGCTCCACACTGGCGGTAAATGGGTAAACTAAGTGTTGCATAATGAGCCTGGACAGCTTAGGAAGCAGTAGTCATGTTCACCATCCAATAATTGTCAATCAGAGATCTGATCAAATGGCATATATTAGTTTAACTGTTTCATCCTAAGGCGCCAGACAGTTAATGATTACTAGTAACCTTATGCatttaatgtgtaatgtaaaatatagtCCTGCATCACGTCATAAAAATCACTTCACAGTCATTTCAAGCTAAGACAGAGACATATAGTTGGGTTCTCCACAAATCACAAAGGCACATTTTGGCTTTGAGACAAATGCCAGCTTCatcatgctaacatgctcataATGGCAAAgctaaaatgatgatgataatgcCACTACATTGGAAGAAAAGGTCAGGTTATGACAGTTCATCCTGAGAGGATATGAACGTGTGTTACAAATAATTTTAGAAGTAGTTAGTGTCTGCCCAACATTCACAGTTCACCACAGGTCATATTATAGTCATTTGCTTTCTATGCAGGATATAACATAACACAGGAAATGTGGGCCGTGTGAATCAGAGGACTCTGTGAAAAGCTCCACTACTCTCCCACTCCTGAAATTACTATTTAGTCTCCAGACGGTGTTAAAGCTGATTTTGTTGGTGTGATACGTTACTGACACTAGTACAAGAGTTTTCATTGTAGAATTTGTAATGGTGTGCTGCTTTAATCTTATTTTACAGTTAATAAAAGTGCATGTGATGTTAAGAATCTATCATGAAATAATCCTGTTTCCATTTttctagttttacattttgatacatcacagtggaaaaagcagacatttaaataatagtATTTACTGGTTTCCGCAACAGCACAGGGTCACTTTCAGTCAGTGCATTAACATGCACTCAAGTTTATTGACCTGTTTCATCCATCTTTACATGTTCTGTGTATATACTGACACATAgatttgtgttgatgttattttgtatttgtgttgtatttgcttgtttctttcttttttaagtgTTTACATGGCACAGTAATTTGAGTTTCCCAttttcataaaacattaaaaaaggtGCTTTCTCGAAGAAAAGCTGACTGTAACCTGGTAACTTGAgtgcatgttatttttttttacacctgtGCATTTCCTACTATGACAAGTCTTAAATTCTTTCATGGATTTCTCAAAGTGGAGACTTGGACATGACCTTGGTCATTTGGACCATTGTGGCCTAGGTTGTCTTGGCCAGCTAGATAGAGTctatgtttatgtgtattttctATTGTAAAACCTTTTATATAAAGTTTTAATGTAGTCACTGATTTATTATGAAgaaactttttacatttttaacatgaTTGAACATTACATGGCTGGAGACTTTTATGATAATCATAATATTATGTCCTGAGTTATGATAGTGTATTAAACGTGACAGATTAATCTTATGTGATGTGCAACTCACCAGTGATACAGGAAGTTTTAAAAGCACACACTTTTGGCACATTATGTAATAAGTGAGCCTGAAGTTGCTACACAAAATCTGGCCTTACTGTCATTTAACTAAAGAAAAGGTACTCAGAACTGCACTTGTATTTGCGTCACGCTATAGTTCTTGTGATTGCATAAAATGTTCatctgcaggagctgcagcaaTGGACATGCACCATTTGTCAACCAATTTATTAATTCACTGTTCAGGAATTCTGTTGCTTGATGGAAAGAATCACagttaatgaaaatataaatgtgtatgGCATTTGTGGCGATCTGTTAGATGTTCAAAAACAGCATGTCAGACTTAATTAGGAAATTGAGTTCATAGAGACTCAATTTCAATAAAATGCATGGATAATTTGAAATTCCAATGAGGAGGAGACATAAAACATTCTGTCTTGttgaacactttttttttggaagacttttttttaacaatatcaaaatatttgaatttgttcagaaataaaatctaatttaaccATGATGCTTTTGTGAATGCTGCTTtggaataaaagacaaaagaaaacggAGTTATTAATGTGGTTACAGTGACACCACCTTTCAACTGGACACATGGATTAATTTGCCAACAGCAGAAGCACCTGCACTAAAATGCGTTCAATTTCTACCAGTTGAAGACTTTAGACTATAGAGTCTGTGGTCTGACTTGTGCAACATTAGTACAGGATGTTGGATTTGCATGAGCATCAGTAAAGATGCATCATTACAATGTGACTGTCATCCAATGATAAACAATTATACCATATGCCCAGACTGAATTATTTAGGGATGCACCAATAAATACAGTCACTAAATTAGAGTAAATTAGAGTTTGGCCCTGCAGAAACCATGGCCAAAAGATGGTGGCACAACATTAGATAAAAATGCAGGATGTGCTTCTTTTAGCTATACTTAACCAAGCACTAACATGACATTCAAAATCAGTTGGCTCTGCACTTCAGGTAGCCCTtgtcatgaaataaaaatgttgattataTTAGAAATGCTCCAAAATGCTTCaagtataaagaaaaaaagttacatactgaatctttaaattcattaaaaatgaagttAAATTATGACAAACAGTGAATATGGAGGTTTTCTAAGTGGAGCTGGAGAACTGGGCCAGGTGCGTACTTTGTacattacatattacatatagattttagataaatatttattaccatagtaatatatatttttagttcATCAGTGTATCAGTGTTTTTGAACTGTATAATAAAACCAATGTGGAAAGTCCATGTTAACATCTTGTCCACATCTTTCTGGCTTGTGCCTTGAGTGTTCATGTATTCATCCAGAAAAACTTCTCACTTGTGTTCAGTGTTATGTGGAATCTACTTTGGGTTGGATTCATACTTGCAGCTCTTGGCACGGGGGCTCCTGCAGGCACCATGGGGGAAGGATTTCCTGGCCCGGAGCCCCCCCTTTGAGTCCCACTAGTTTGTATACAGGTGCTTCCGGGCTGTCTGCCAGTCATCACCGTGTCCAATTAATGTCACAGCGCATCTCTCGAAGAAAGTTTGCGGGGTGGATCCAGCGAGGCAACCCCTGCCTGCAGTTACGCGTGGATACCCCTTTAAAAGGCTCACCATGTTGCCATCACATGCTTCAGCAGCGAAGTAGGATGAGGATGTTCTTCTTCTCgttatgtaaaacacatttgttacctagatctttttaaatataaaggGACCTTCGAGAGACTTTTGCTGAGGATTTCTTCACTTTGCATGGGAGCAGGGGGGGGGGCTCGGCCCACCCCGCCTGTCAGGGCTGCAGACAGTCAGTCATGTTGTGCTGCTAGTTGTTGTTCAGTAGCAACACACAGGGACTGGTGAGCAAACTGAAAGCTGCGCACACCGTTAATGCCAAGTGACGGATAGAAGCGACGCGTGTGCGGGCTGCTCACTGGAGCTCCAGCGGCTGCACTCCGGGTTTGCAGCCGCGTTGGCGTTGGAGGAGTGGATGGGATAGAAAAGGAAAGCACGCAGCCTGGGCAAAGCCAGCTCGTCTCGGGAAGGAGTGTTACCTCTTcttgtggagagagagagagagagagagagagagagagttgtttgCTCCCCTCGACGACAGATATATAAAAGGGGTTCCCTCGAGTGGAGAAGTGAAACCTCGGCGAGGCTAACTTGTCTCAGCTCGCCATCAGGACAACAAGGTGCCCCGACTGGCTGAGATTACACTGAGACAGTGGCTGCCACACAGAGAGCTACGTTACGGTGAGTGCTGGCTGCTCCACATTATCTTTCCTACACCGagcttttctcctttttcctctattCAGGCTGAACACGGGGGGGTTTTGCATGGGCAGCTGTCCTCTTTTCGTGCGTGTGCTGGTTGGTCATGTGTGGAGGACGTTGCAGAGGCAGATAATGGCCATGGTTGGATGAAGGTGAATCCCAGGGAGTGGTACTCTGGACTGGCCGTGCAGCGTGTTATCGTAGCTCCCTCCCCCGCCGCcgccaccagcagcagcagcagcagcagccaccaaAGTGTAAACGCAAAGCGATAACAgtggtccacacacacacaaggtcaaTGACGGGGACACGGTAGTCCATGAGCGTACTGATATTATTATTGGCCGGGATAGATGCGCGATGTGTTCACCTGCTTTcagttcctgtgtgtgtgtgtgtgtgtgtgtgtgtgtgtgggctgagAGCCGTGCGTTCATGTGCAGGCTGTGTGCGCGCCCGTATGGAGGGTTACAAACTTTATGGCACAGACGCCTGTGGCATTTTCTCGCGGGTGCAATTTGCTCTTTTCATGTGATTCTTATTGGGCCTTTAACGGGCTACTCCGGACTGAGTGGACATAAATCAGCCAGCCACTGTAAACGGAGACACTGGGAATATTGGTGAATAGTGCCAGGTGAACGAGGAGGCTCCACAAATGCCATAGCAATTAACCCACATCACAGTTTGCCAATAAGGTCATAAAGGCAATGAGCTCATAGGGGATGATGCTATTATGACATCATAGACGAACCTCCTGAAGCTTGGCCTGTGGGGAATGATCATCAGCACATACATGGTTCACTTTTCCTTTTAGGATAGTGTATTACAGAAACCTGCAGCTGTGGGAGCAGTAGGTCTGCATATTCTTTACTAACTAACATTTTTAGTAGAAATGTGTTGCAAAATAGTTCTGATTGTGGAGAGGTGCTGACAGAGGCTTCTGTGACTCAGACTCATTGAGCAGCTTGGCAGCCGTGCAGagttatttacttttaaaaggCTTTAGCTTTTGAATGAGGCTTGCCTTTCTAAACaatcagaaaagaagaaaaatttctgcttgactggtgagttttgaaacatttcatttactgtaatattataaGAGTAATACCTGTAGGCCTGGGCAAACCCTAAAGAAGCAGGGAGCAGGATGGAACAGAGTGGAtaagtaaatataatatttatgccagtataacaatatataaatactttattacaAGTCCTGCATTCAGACTTCTATGCAAAAAAGTGCATAACTATTTAAGCAAACTTATCATAAAGTAGCACAAGTGAAATGACTAGGTCAACAGAAAAAGAAGCCCTGTAGCTGAtactttattatataataatgatgatattAATAGatgtttattactgatttaACTGTTCAAGACTATCTATATACTTAAACTATGTTGTGTTCAGCTTGGTTCTGATAGTATTAATGGCCCAACGGTTTCTGAAGGGTTGTGAGGTCATTCAGTCACTCGATTAATGATGGACAATAAGAATGAAAGAGGAACTAAGAGGAGCCAATTTCtgctaaatacatttctattcatGATCTGCAATgtaaactgaatgttttttacaaagtgaaatatatAGGATAATTGAACCTCTCTGTGGATCAGAcagttatttaaatgaaaccatGTGAGAAGTTTAGAGGGGAAATAACTCTTTGGAATTGCTAACGAGGCAGACATTTGAAATATAGCAAGGGAACTCAAAGACACGCATTTTATAAGGTGCCGCAAgccaaaaacaaatcagtgttgTGTATTTAACAAGCCCGTCATAAGTTTTAGTGTAAAAATCTCAAAGCAAGTAGTAATTataactgtcaaataaatgcagtggtGTAAAAATACATTGCCTttgaaatgtaagaaaaaatgtaaaagtgacattttttaaatgaaagattaactaaagtaaaaatgctaattcagaggtacagtacttgagtaaatgtactttcctGCAGCGTGGATCAGTCACCAAATTAGGCAATATAATGTAGGTGTAAGAGGAAGTGTAGCCCGGTTATGTATTcaactctttttctttctgtattttatgGGATACTATTCAGATATATAATCCTCTTTGTTGTTCACACTGTCATATCTGAGTATCTCCTTTTGTGTCATAGCAAGAGAGTATTGTGAAAATGCTCTTAAACTGATCTGGCCAGGTCAGTGTTTGACACAAGAGTTTATTGTAGTTGAACATTAATCTTTTGGAGTTTCTGCTGCAGACATACATACCACACAGTACGTCTTTACCACGTTTTCTTTTAAATCCAGTAGACCACACCCCACCTCACTAAACCATTGTAAATGTCATAAAACTTaatgtaaaagtgttttaatgacTCACACCTAGACCCATCATTAAATACCCATGCAGGACTAATAACTGACCCATTACTGTGAAGTCAATCTGCTATGACTTGGAAATGGATTTCTGCCAACGTACAAATCTAATGcttaaataatcaataaaaccTGAGTCCACTGCTATAGTTTTTTGGATTTGTAGCACATTCTTTTAATgaaatttattttgtatgtattgaTATTCATTAgtatttagctttatttttgCATGGATTGCAATTAATGGGGGAAGCTGTGTAACTCCACAAATCTCCAGTACCGTCCGTTGTCCAACtaagtcagagagagagagagagagtgtcaATTACGACAAGGATATACAACATCCTTTAAAGTGACTGCTACGCATACACTCTTATAATCACAGCCTATTTCAACGACCATAACTTTAATTCAATGTGGGTGTTGACATTTAGTCACATATTTTGTGCACCcatgtgtgtttacactggCTGTCATTTGAGCAGCTCCACACAGGAGCTCCTTCTAATGAGAGGCAACTTTAGTGTCATGGTTGCGTGGTTTCATTGGAAGAGgtttgtttatgttcatttacTGTCATTGCACTGAATAAACCCTGTACCTGTAGCCCAGGTATGAGATCAATTATCTTAAATTGATAACATATGCTTTACTTTTAACctgttcatttctttttaagacATATTTTACAGTACTCGAGTGCGCTCCGCTGACCTTGTGAATAACCTTAAATCAGAACACGTGTGACGTTGCCCTTTTTTACTGctatatgtttaatttaataattaatccGGGGGGGTAGAAGCTGTTCTCTGATCATTGAATCAATCAATTTCCTCTGTGACCACAGTAACTCTGACTCTTTTGTGTGGGCTGTCAGTTTGCAGCAATAGCGCTGAGATGTGGGACAGCCAAATAAAGAATTTAGTTATTGAACAAATTCAACTGGGATAATGGGTGTTTGATCTTCGGGGCAGCAGGGACTCACATTCACATATTAATGTGCCAGCAGAGGTTTAATTGCCTTGTTGTGTCACAGTCATTTATTTGACCCTCTAAAAACtaagaaactaaaaaaatatcaactttctttttacactaaattctttttttgttgctgttggcATTTTTAGCCTTTATTTGATAGATGGATAGTGGAGGagtaaacaggaaacatgaggGAAGAGAGCGAGCGTTAGggtgtgacatgcaacaaaggcgGCCAGCTGAGCTCAAAGTGATGCCCTCCAATACACACTAGTAATTCAGGACAGTTAAAAGTGATGAATTATTGGTGTATCAGTCTCTGGCCATGCACTAGaatgaaacaaatgtctttCAGATAGTCTGACAATGCGGCACTTTAAAGTATGAGTTGCCGTTGTATCAGCCGTCGGCAGTGAGGGCGTCTATatatcatcattttcatcacgGGACAGAACTGAAAGGTTGCCTCAAGTCACTAGAAGCAATTCACACGTATCTAGACTGTCCACTAAAACCTGTTAGAAAACTCGTCCAGCGTAAGCAGCTTCTTCACCGTACATCAGTGCACTCGCTCGCTGCAGACTCGCAGCAGCTAGGTGAGGTTTATCCACAATCAAAGTTTAGTTTCTCTAAATCAGCCATGCTCCATTTTCTTTAGGGATGGGTACATAGCAGTCCCCttgtcaaataaaatgttgattttagCATTTCtctgatgtattttttaaacatttagttaattattgttaatatgtGACTTTTTGGTAAAGTTTACAGCACTGTTGGGGTTTAGATTTACTGTAGGTAAATATAATCTTATCATCATGATTAGACTCTTAGATTAGACTTTTTTAGTTGAacaagctgaaaacattttgttttggtctcCGTGAGCTGCTATAGGAAAAGATCGGTCACTTTAGCTAAATACTCCACTGTGTTTGTCTTACGGCACTCATCAGGTCACATTTAGTCCATTGTCCACATAAAAATCTTGATCTTGTCTGAAATGTAAGCCATTCATTTACAGTGTAACAATATCACTGATTTGAGCAGCCTCCCTATAACGTGAAGGGTACTGATAATTTAACTTAATACTTGAGTTGCTTTCCTAGAGCATGAAAAGGCTCAGTCGGTAACAGGCAGCTTTTGAATTGACATGATAAGTGTGTATTCAGCTCTTTCATAGAAGTGTGTAAGCGTATAATTcggctttttcattttttatgacTTTCATTTCTTGCCATTAAACAAGTCTGGGGTTTGGATCAGGTAGTGGCTGACTTCATTGATGGCAGGTTCGGGTTCTTTCAGGCTACATAACAGCTGACAAGAAAACGCCTTTCAATTCATGCTGTAGtcttaatgaaaagaaaaacacagtggcCGTTGATGCTCTTTACGGGCCAGATGCATTTAAAACAGATAAACCTAATATTTGGTTTGATAATTGAGAGACTTTTTTACAATCTGAGGAAACCAGAATCCAGACTGTGGTTGTGTCAAAAAAATGGATCAAAGTCTAATATAAGTGCATAAATGATGTATTCCTCCACATATGAATGAAATGCAGCGTGTTGATGATGTGTATTATGTGGTATTTCTCCTTGTAGTTCTATAAAGAGTCTGAATACATCTCTTCCACTGTCAGTGTGTAGTGTATTGTTACACAACATATCCCAACAATGCACAATGGTGTTTGCTTGAATTTCCTAGAACTGTTGGAGCACGCTAAGAGAAAACAACCCCTCTCCTCTCATCACATTAAGGTCGACTGTACTTCATGTGTAGTCTGATTGTTTCAAAAGGTTTCCCCCCACCACCAACCCCATCAGGAGAGTTTCATTTACATAGAAATGACAGTGTAACTCCACAGCGTATTGTTTACAAGAGGTAAAGGGTGTGATGAAGATGGTCGCACCTCATAAGTGATCAGAACTTTGTGAAGTGGGGAGCATTTAAAACCCGGATCTCCCGACACCACATGGCGCACTGTTGATATCGGTTTTAATAACCCTCCATCTACATTTCTGCAGACGTGTTTTAACAGTCTGGTGGTTGACTGGTCACGACAAATGACAGggtgaggctgtgtgtgtgtgtgtgtgtgtctcggCGTATCGGTGGGTGGGGGGGGCAGTAACATCCATTGCCTATGATGTAGCGCCGTGCGTTTCAATACACTGGAAGCAAGTTACCATCGGATACTgcaaatatttagtttcttATCCCCCCTTCacaataaacagctgtttgtcCGTCATTGGAGGACGGGGGTGTCAAGCCAGCCTGCTCCGTATGGCAATTGGTTCAGATGAAGTTTGCTGCAAATCGGTGGAAGCCCAACCAGGAAGAGCACACACATCTCGCAGGCAGCGCCACCGACCGTCCTCTCTCCACTCCTCCCCAGCTCTCCCAGTTACCGAGCTCTGCCATCGCACCAGTCCGGCTCCCCACTTCCCCCACCgtcccccccccaccaccccttTAGCCCGCAGATTTGTTCGACGGTTCCTGGCTGGTAGGAGGGAGCGTGTCGGCGAGCCGTAAGTTACCATCtctcatttttttattttggcttgCTATTTCGCCCTGAATGTCTGAAGTTGCTCCGACTGCCCAGCCGTCCAGAGAGGAGCGCAGAACCCATTTTTCGCTTCGTGCACCAGAAGCGTTTCACAGGCTGCTGCTACGTGCCAGATCCTCCCAGCGCTCAACTAGGACTCTGATCACAACAGCCACCGTGTCGGGGATCAGGAAT from Anabas testudineus chromosome 24, fAnaTes1.2, whole genome shotgun sequence includes these protein-coding regions:
- the LOC113149612 gene encoding uncharacterized protein LOC113149612, with amino-acid sequence MDRSFVSLLGLRLFVSCIGLVGNLFLILAIIQTKHSPVKSFELFLLGLATANLEEILLMNIYDIIILKTLYSLGTWLCCSLKFLTVFGEITSIFFSVLISIFRYEKLRDASKRANLPVYLDSIRSAWMVSGICVMLSMLLSFPIFVINLQSPAENVTRSSCPADFFQCSKTFCPQINCFYKYLFVVMCNLLPLIIITGTSCLTITVLVSQGKTLTPEVCVSGSSHSGTKAKSLWLQRSTIDVLAAMGLFQVVWILYLVLQLTSNTSDFTYKSEMEFFISTTYPSISPYVYGIGGHLFSLKIFTKR